In one window of Pseudoalteromonas sp. N1230-9 DNA:
- the soxR gene encoding redox-sensitive transcriptional activator SoxR, which produces MSGSEKKLVDANLSVGFVAKRSGVKVSTLHFYETKGLIRSWRNNGNQRRYKPDVLRRIAVIKAAQAMGITLEAIKHTLSTLPEQRTPTKQDWAELSKRWQTQLDEKIHYMQRLRDRVNGCIGCGCLSMAKCPIYNKEDHLGEEHSGAVLLERD; this is translated from the coding sequence ATGTCAGGATCAGAAAAAAAACTCGTTGATGCAAACCTATCGGTTGGCTTTGTGGCTAAGCGCAGTGGCGTTAAAGTCTCAACGCTGCATTTTTATGAAACAAAAGGCTTAATCCGTAGTTGGCGTAATAATGGCAATCAGCGTCGTTATAAGCCTGATGTCCTTCGCCGTATCGCCGTGATAAAGGCAGCACAGGCCATGGGCATTACCCTAGAAGCTATAAAGCATACGCTGAGTACTCTACCTGAGCAACGCACACCAACAAAACAAGACTGGGCAGAGCTTTCAAAACGCTGGCAAACTCAATTAGATGAAAAAATTCACTATATGCAACGACTCAGAGACCGAGTGAACGGCTGTATTGGCTGTGGCTGTTTATCCATGGCTAAGTGCCCTATTTATAATAAAGAAGATCATTTAGGTGAAGAACACTCGGGTGCTGTGCTTTTAGAAAGAGATTAG
- a CDS encoding DUF6795 domain-containing protein, which produces MLIERFKLPMLIAAVALLILFTTTQVFANMFGFFSKEEFELSAPVEGRLLYEEQPVAGKKVFRKLNYGDDYIDEVTTGTDGRFSFPEKVIKTSKPSNMFDNESVIQHIYTLDENAEEVTIWAVRVFPYEHKDTLTEYLNDLVCDIAHEPQTYDIAAKEDKQHTFAVFTTCKL; this is translated from the coding sequence TTGTTAATAGAGCGATTTAAATTGCCAATGCTTATTGCAGCAGTGGCGTTGCTAATTTTATTTACTACAACACAGGTTTTTGCAAATATGTTTGGTTTTTTTAGTAAGGAAGAGTTTGAACTATCAGCGCCGGTTGAAGGTCGTTTGCTATACGAAGAGCAGCCTGTTGCTGGTAAAAAGGTATTTCGTAAACTAAATTATGGCGATGATTATATTGATGAAGTAACAACGGGTACTGATGGCCGTTTTTCTTTTCCTGAAAAAGTGATCAAAACATCAAAGCCATCAAACATGTTCGACAATGAATCTGTTATTCAACATATTTACACATTAGATGAAAATGCAGAGGAAGTAACTATTTGGGCTGTTAGAGTATTTCCTTATGAGCACAAAGATACACTCACCGAATACTTGAATGATTTGGTGTGTGATATCGCACATGAACCACAAACATATGATATAGCGGCTAAAGAAGATAAGCAGCATACATTTGCTGTTTTTACCACTTGTAAGCTCTAA
- a CDS encoding GDSL-type esterase/lipase family protein: MNILCFGDSNTYGISPLDGKRFDEHTRWPCLLADKLGAGHLVIEAGLPNRTIADEPPFSGDKLGVKYLEPYLRAYHIDVIIIQLGTNDLKRRFGLAADDIAKALDTLIVDIENHYLHREMPKIVVLSPSAVYEVGAYQSIYAGAAKKAKQLTVEYKLVTERHECHFINGYALLVPCQTEGVHWQAQEHKLLADYLFEYL; the protein is encoded by the coding sequence ATGAATATTCTTTGTTTTGGTGATTCTAATACCTATGGGATTTCACCGCTAGATGGTAAGCGCTTTGACGAACATACACGTTGGCCATGTTTGCTTGCAGACAAGCTCGGTGCAGGGCATTTGGTTATTGAAGCAGGGCTACCAAATCGTACGATAGCTGATGAGCCACCATTTAGTGGTGATAAATTAGGTGTTAAGTACTTAGAGCCATATCTTCGAGCGTATCATATTGATGTCATCATTATTCAGCTAGGTACGAACGATTTAAAGCGTCGTTTTGGATTAGCAGCCGATGATATTGCCAAAGCACTGGATACGTTAATAGTCGACATCGAAAATCACTATCTGCATCGAGAAATGCCTAAAATAGTGGTGCTGAGTCCATCTGCGGTTTATGAGGTTGGGGCTTATCAGTCTATCTATGCGGGCGCTGCCAAAAAAGCGAAGCAATTAACAGTTGAGTATAAATTAGTCACAGAACGCCATGAGTGTCACTTTATAAACGGTTATGCTCTCCTTGTTCCTTGCCAAACAGAGGGCGTACATTGGCAGGCCCAAGAGCATAAGTTACTTGCCGACTATTTATTTGAATATCTTTAA
- a CDS encoding DUF6795 domain-containing protein has translation MSRLKCSLLGVIVAIMALFTGSHTFANTFGLFNKDDFLLSAPIKGILLDNGVPVVNTKVIRSLTYGDEYIDEAITNDDGFFAFDEKRIRTSKKSNMFDNDALIQHVYLDNGTPEGIVLWYAGISIYENSETLRELLNGLRCDVAKKPHTYDVPIKEALDHYFTIYGACEL, from the coding sequence TTGTCGCGGTTAAAGTGTTCATTGTTGGGGGTAATCGTGGCTATTATGGCGTTATTTACTGGCTCACACACTTTTGCAAATACTTTTGGTTTGTTTAATAAAGACGATTTTTTGTTATCGGCTCCTATTAAGGGGATTTTATTAGATAATGGGGTGCCCGTTGTAAATACAAAAGTTATTCGTTCACTCACCTATGGCGACGAGTACATAGATGAAGCAATAACAAATGATGACGGCTTTTTCGCCTTTGATGAAAAACGAATTCGCACCTCAAAGAAATCAAATATGTTTGATAATGATGCATTAATTCAGCATGTGTACCTTGACAATGGCACACCCGAAGGCATTGTGCTGTGGTATGCGGGTATTTCAATTTATGAAAATAGTGAAACGCTAAGGGAGCTTCTTAACGGGTTACGGTGTGATGTTGCTAAGAAACCACACACCTATGATGTGCCTATTAAAGAAGCATTAGATCATTATTTTACAATCTATGGCGCTTGTGAGTTGTGA
- a CDS encoding DsrE family protein translates to MKLTLLGLSLALVANLSHAEQKEPAIKGFGFYYTVPNHTAIDEQTRFKIAFDVADAAERGKQNNSINSLARFINMHIAHGVKPENIELALVVHGSASVDVLKTGAYKQRFNSDNKNQQLISQLLAHNTVVYVCGQSATHMQVKQEQLIPGVQMALSAMTAHAQLQQQGYTLNPF, encoded by the coding sequence ATGAAATTAACATTGTTGGGTTTATCTCTCGCATTGGTAGCAAATTTAAGTCATGCAGAGCAAAAAGAGCCCGCGATCAAAGGATTTGGTTTTTATTATACTGTGCCAAATCATACGGCTATTGATGAGCAAACAAGGTTTAAAATTGCCTTTGATGTGGCCGATGCCGCAGAAAGAGGTAAGCAAAATAACAGTATTAACTCGCTAGCACGTTTTATTAATATGCACATTGCCCATGGGGTGAAACCAGAAAACATTGAACTTGCTTTGGTTGTGCATGGCAGTGCAAGTGTTGATGTACTCAAAACGGGCGCTTATAAGCAACGTTTTAATAGCGATAATAAAAACCAACAATTGATTTCACAATTACTCGCGCACAACACCGTTGTTTATGTATGTGGTCAGTCGGCAACACATATGCAGGTTAAGCAAGAGCAACTGATACCAGGTGTGCAAATGGCATTATCTGCCATGACAGCGCACGCACAACTACAGCAGCAGGGCTATACCCTGAATCCATTTTAA
- a CDS encoding lipase family protein gives MNTLTPTQAVQLASLAYDAKELKNTKLLNGLLHASLRDQFDFSINSKSIQGVSGGFFSHLFGLSTGFGLVAHGKNAFQGHSVITIRGTASLRDGLTDAHFGLSGGANGSMVHAGFNKTFYTMKPALQEFMAANVRDKITAGVHLVGHSLGGALATLAADWIKAEYSLPVKLYTFGSPRVGLEDFSRSATSRIDHIYRCTHGADPVTKVPLWPFSHAPYNGQEIRLDSGQGLKGAAHKLSGNPGYVNTANSSDWNNLTVKANHYLNTPVRLNFEDRNQASFNAHWADKLGAALVTLLKDAGYYSAVAAQAAIGTGLTFYDMLARTLDKIAKASASFASQTLGLIGHMLVFAGKVIGKAVELTYSVIKWAFDSTLGALYQAARDGLNGLD, from the coding sequence ATGAATACGTTAACACCTACTCAAGCAGTTCAATTAGCGTCACTTGCCTATGATGCTAAAGAATTAAAAAATACAAAACTTTTAAATGGGCTGTTGCATGCGTCTTTGCGAGACCAGTTTGATTTCTCTATCAATAGTAAGTCTATACAGGGCGTTTCAGGCGGCTTTTTCTCTCACCTATTTGGCTTAAGCACAGGCTTTGGTCTGGTTGCACATGGTAAAAATGCATTCCAAGGGCATTCAGTTATTACCATTCGCGGGACTGCTTCACTGAGAGACGGCCTAACTGATGCACATTTCGGTTTAAGTGGTGGCGCTAACGGCAGCATGGTTCATGCTGGTTTTAATAAAACGTTTTATACAATGAAGCCAGCTCTTCAAGAGTTTATGGCAGCGAATGTAAGAGATAAAATTACAGCGGGTGTTCATTTAGTTGGCCACAGCTTAGGGGGCGCTTTAGCAACGCTGGCTGCCGATTGGATTAAAGCAGAATATTCGTTACCAGTAAAACTTTATACATTTGGTTCGCCAAGGGTAGGTTTAGAAGACTTCTCAAGATCGGCTACTTCAAGAATAGATCACATTTACCGATGTACGCATGGTGCTGATCCGGTAACTAAAGTACCGTTATGGCCATTTTCTCATGCGCCTTATAACGGTCAAGAAATACGCCTAGACAGCGGCCAAGGCCTTAAAGGTGCGGCACATAAGCTTAGCGGAAACCCAGGTTACGTAAATACGGCCAATAGTAGTGATTGGAATAACTTAACCGTTAAAGCAAACCATTACCTTAACACGCCTGTAAGACTCAACTTTGAAGATAGAAACCAAGCATCATTTAATGCCCATTGGGCCGATAAATTAGGAGCTGCGTTAGTCACTTTATTAAAAGATGCGGGCTATTACAGTGCTGTGGCGGCACAAGCGGCAATTGGTACAGGTTTAACCTTTTACGATATGTTGGCTCGCACATTAGATAAGATTGCTAAAGCGTCTGCTTCATTTGCATCTCAGACTTTGGGCTTAATTGGTCATATGCTGGTTTTTGCAGGGAAAGTGATTGGTAAGGCGGTAGAGCTAACATACAGTGTGATTAAATGGGCATTCGACTCGACGCTTGGTGCCTTATATCAAGCTGCAAGAGATGGTTTAAATGGCCTAGACTAA
- a CDS encoding flavodoxin family protein — protein MQQKPTENTVIIYSSARKQGNTSLQVNDYKKQYGGDIVCLDDYIISAYRYDKQYKNDDFYAVFEALLSYQHWVIASPVYWYNTTPQFKAFLDRITDYMDDEILRPKLRTLREKQFSLLSNAGSVNAPSAFIDMFKNTFNYLGMTFKAHQHIEAS, from the coding sequence ATGCAACAAAAACCGACTGAAAATACAGTAATCATCTATTCAAGTGCAAGAAAACAAGGAAATACGAGCTTACAAGTTAATGATTATAAAAAGCAATATGGAGGAGATATCGTCTGCCTTGATGATTATATTATTTCAGCTTACCGCTACGATAAACAGTATAAAAATGATGACTTTTATGCCGTTTTTGAAGCTCTATTAAGCTATCAACATTGGGTGATAGCATCACCGGTTTATTGGTATAACACAACGCCACAATTTAAAGCATTTTTAGACCGTATTACTGATTATATGGACGATGAAATTCTCAGACCTAAGCTTAGAACGCTTCGTGAAAAGCAGTTCTCACTGCTATCAAATGCAGGTTCGGTTAACGCGCCAAGTGCGTTTATTGATATGTTTAAAAATACCTTTAACTATTTAGGCATGACCTTTAAAGCACATCAGCATATTGAGGCTAGTTAA
- a CDS encoding LytR/AlgR family response regulator transcription factor, protein MIRAIIVDDEPLAHQVIEHHLQAHSDIKIIAQYVSAKDALYGLAKSTVDLVFLDINMPELTGIELLRTLAHPPQVIIVSAYQEYAITGFELNVTDYLLKPVSAPRLEQALNKVREHLVKPNITEPNNITLKVDREKRKFNLDSIEYIEAYGNYVKVHQAEQVTLASTTLKQLSEQLSHSFTQIHKSFLVNKQKVIAVNSEFVELNTGKTLKIGKSFKDLSQTLL, encoded by the coding sequence ATGATAAGAGCAATCATCGTTGACGATGAACCCCTTGCCCATCAAGTGATTGAACATCACCTACAGGCACATTCTGATATTAAGATTATAGCTCAATATGTTAGCGCAAAAGATGCCCTTTATGGGTTAGCTAAATCCACTGTTGACTTAGTGTTTTTAGATATAAATATGCCAGAGCTAACAGGAATCGAATTATTAAGAACTCTGGCACACCCTCCCCAAGTCATCATTGTAAGCGCGTACCAAGAATACGCTATAACAGGGTTTGAATTGAATGTGACAGATTACTTACTCAAACCCGTGTCTGCGCCAAGGCTTGAACAGGCTCTCAATAAGGTGCGTGAGCATTTAGTTAAACCAAATATAACTGAGCCTAATAACATTACGCTTAAAGTTGATAGAGAAAAACGAAAGTTTAACTTAGATTCTATTGAGTATATTGAGGCATATGGCAACTATGTGAAAGTGCATCAAGCTGAGCAAGTAACACTTGCGAGCACAACACTAAAACAGCTTAGTGAACAGCTATCCCATTCATTTACCCAAATTCATAAATCGTTTTTAGTAAACAAACAAAAGGTGATAGCTGTAAACAGTGAATTTGTTGAACTAAATACAGGTAAAACCCTGAAAATAGGTAAATCTTTTAAAGATCTTTCACAAACTCTACTTTAA